From the genome of Campylobacter sp. MIT 99-7217, one region includes:
- a CDS encoding DUF4006 family protein — MENTNRCVFGLDGIAGFLIAVVLLLAILVGLSIWGVKTQQNVMQKPYSLEKANEIKQFGSTREQHIIIKDIK, encoded by the coding sequence ATGGAAAATACAAATAGATGTGTTTTTGGTTTAGATGGGATTGCGGGCTTTTTGATCGCTGTTGTTCTTTTGCTTGCGATTTTGGTGGGACTAAGCATTTGGGGCGTTAAAACTCAGCAAAATGTTATGCAAAAGCCTTATAGTCTTGAAAAAGCAAATGAAATCAAACAATTTGGTTCTACAAGGGAACAACACATTATCATAAAGGATATCAAATGA
- a CDS encoding cbb3-type cytochrome c oxidase N-terminal domain-containing protein encodes MQWLNLQDNVNLLSLIGAALIILITLVVVARMFQQMKVKKENAELSEHTWDGIGELKNHIPTGWAVVFVLTLVWAIWYFLWGYPLNSYSQIGEYNNEVAAHNANFGEKFKNLSADDKIAMGQNLFLVQCSSCHGITADGINGKAQDLNIWGSEEGLLDVVTKGSKGMNYLMGEMTPAAELGIAQEDIPAVVAYVAKEVSAIKKTKNENLVERGKEVFATCVTCHGEDGTGVIGGEVMAPDLTKYGSPAFVEEVLNRGKAGHIGTMPAFSSSILNEIQKQAVSEYVISLSRGE; translated from the coding sequence ATGCAATGGTTAAATTTACAAGATAATGTTAATTTATTGTCTTTGATAGGTGCTGCTCTTATTATTTTGATTACTTTGGTTGTTGTGGCTAGAATGTTCCAGCAAATGAAGGTAAAAAAAGAAAATGCAGAGCTTAGTGAGCATACTTGGGACGGGATTGGCGAGCTTAAAAATCATATCCCAACCGGTTGGGCTGTAGTGTTTGTTTTAACACTTGTGTGGGCGATTTGGTATTTTTTATGGGGCTATCCTTTAAATTCATATTCACAAATTGGCGAGTACAATAATGAAGTTGCTGCACATAACGCCAATTTTGGAGAAAAATTTAAAAATCTTTCAGCTGATGATAAGATTGCTATGGGACAAAATTTATTTTTGGTTCAATGCTCATCTTGTCATGGCATTACTGCTGATGGTATCAATGGCAAGGCTCAAGATCTTAATATTTGGGGTAGCGAAGAAGGGCTTTTAGATGTGGTTACTAAGGGTTCTAAGGGTATGAACTATCTCATGGGAGAAATGACTCCAGCAGCTGAACTTGGTATAGCTCAAGAAGATATTCCAGCAGTTGTTGCTTATGTGGCAAAAGAGGTTTCAGCTATCAAGAAAACAAAAAATGAAAATTTGGTTGAACGCGGTAAAGAAGTTTTTGCAACTTGTGTAACTTGTCATGGCGAAGATGGCACAGGTGTGATCGGTGGTGAGGTTATGGCTCCTGATCTTACTAAGTATGGTTCGCCAGCTTTTGTTGAGGAAGTGCTTAACCGCGGTAAAGCAGGTCATATAGGAACTATGCCAGCCTTTAGCTCAAGTATCTTAAATGAAATCCAAAAGCAAGCTGTAAGCGAATATGTGATTTCTCTTTCAAGGGGTGAATAA
- a CDS encoding cytochrome c oxidase, cbb3-type, CcoQ subunit yields the protein MENIKIFFNVLLDIITLNLSDIDKERWEVFQAYGFFFLMFFMVVVLYAYWFHLYRAEKKGDKNYEKYAKLALDDELSDKVLEEKRSA from the coding sequence ATGGAGAATATTAAAATTTTTTTTAATGTTTTGCTTGATATCATTACCTTAAATTTAAGCGATATCGATAAAGAAAGATGGGAAGTTTTCCAAGCTTATGGCTTTTTCTTTTTGATGTTTTTTATGGTGGTGGTTTTATATGCTTATTGGTTTCATCTTTATAGGGCTGAAAAAAAGGGCGATAAAAATTATGAAAAATACGCTAAACTTGCCCTAGATGATGAACTTAGCGATAAAGTTTTAGAAGAAAAAAGGAGTGCTTAA
- the ccoO gene encoding cytochrome-c oxidase, cbb3-type subunit II: MFSWLEKNPFFFAVAVFVVIAYAGVVEVLPGFANNARPLESKKPYSVLELAGRQVYINESCNACHSQLIRPFKSETDRYGMYSVSGEFAYDRPFLWGSKRTGPDLARVGNYRTTDWHENHMFDPTSVVPTSIMPAYKHMFKKMADIETAYASALTQKEVFNVPYDVEGQTKLGTWEEAQAEVKAQAEAIVAQMKDPEVKAAFERGEIKEIVALIAYLNSLK, encoded by the coding sequence ATGTTTAGTTGGTTAGAAAAAAATCCATTCTTTTTTGCTGTGGCTGTTTTTGTTGTGATTGCCTATGCAGGTGTAGTAGAGGTTTTGCCGGGTTTTGCAAATAATGCAAGACCTTTAGAAAGTAAAAAGCCTTATAGTGTTTTAGAACTTGCTGGTCGTCAAGTTTATATCAATGAAAGCTGTAATGCCTGCCATTCTCAGCTTATTCGTCCCTTTAAATCAGAAACAGATCGTTATGGTATGTATTCTGTAAGTGGGGAATTTGCTTATGATAGACCTTTTTTGTGGGGTTCAAAAAGAACAGGACCTGACTTAGCTAGGGTTGGAAACTATAGAACAACAGATTGGCATGAAAATCACATGTTTGATCCAACTTCAGTAGTTCCAACTTCTATCATGCCAGCTTATAAGCATATGTTTAAAAAGATGGCTGATATAGAAACAGCTTATGCATCAGCACTTACTCAAAAGGAAGTTTTTAATGTGCCTTACGATGTTGAAGGACAAACAAAACTTGGTACTTGGGAAGAAGCTCAAGCTGAAGTAAAAGCCCAAGCTGAAGCCATAGTTGCACAGATGAAAGATCCTGAAGTTAAGGCTGCGTTTGAAAGGGGCGAGATTAAAGAAATCGTCGCTTTGATCGCTTATTTAAATAGCTTGAAGTAG
- the ccoN gene encoding cytochrome-c oxidase, cbb3-type subunit I, protein MHPCNSINYDYTVAKYFMFSTILFGIVGMAIGTLIAFQLAYPDLNYLAGEYATFSRLRPLHTSGVIFGFMLSGIWATWYYIGQRVLKVSMAESPFLMFIGKLHFWLYMILMVVAVITLFAGISTSKEYAELEWPLDIVVVLVWVLWGVSIFGLIGIRREKTLYISIWYYIATFLGIAMLYLFNNMEVPTYFVSGGMGNWWHSISMYAGTNDALVQWWYGHNAVAFVFTVGIIAQIYYFLPKESGQPIFSYKLSLFAFWGLMFVYLWAGGHHLIYSTVPDWMQTMGSIFSIVLILPSWGSAINILLTMKGEWEQLRESPLIKFMILASTFYMFSTLEGPILSIKSVNALAHFTDWIPGHVHDGTLGWVGFMTMAALYHMTPRMFKKELYSKSLMEAQFWIQTTGIVLYFASMWIAGITQGMMWRATDDYGNLLYTFIDTVDAIIPYYWIRAVGGLLYLVGFFMFTYNVYKSIFSGRALEKEPTSASPMAA, encoded by the coding sequence ATGCACCCATGTAATTCAATCAATTACGATTATACGGTTGCTAAATATTTTATGTTTTCTACAATTTTGTTTGGTATAGTGGGCATGGCTATAGGCACGCTCATTGCCTTTCAACTTGCGTATCCGGACTTAAATTATTTAGCGGGTGAGTATGCTACTTTTTCAAGACTTAGACCACTTCACACTTCAGGCGTGATTTTTGGTTTTATGCTCTCTGGAATTTGGGCAACTTGGTATTATATAGGACAACGCGTTCTTAAGGTAAGCATGGCAGAATCGCCATTTTTAATGTTTATCGGTAAGCTTCATTTTTGGCTTTATATGATTTTAATGGTTGTTGCTGTGATTACGCTTTTTGCAGGAATTTCAACCTCAAAAGAATATGCAGAGCTTGAGTGGCCACTTGATATTGTGGTTGTTCTTGTTTGGGTACTTTGGGGTGTGAGTATTTTTGGGCTTATTGGTATTCGCCGTGAGAAGACGCTTTATATTTCTATATGGTATTATATCGCTACTTTTCTTGGTATTGCTATGCTTTATCTTTTCAACAATATGGAAGTTCCTACTTATTTTGTAAGTGGTGGAATGGGAAATTGGTGGCATAGTATTTCTATGTATGCTGGAACAAATGATGCCCTCGTTCAGTGGTGGTATGGACACAACGCTGTTGCCTTTGTTTTCACCGTGGGAATTATCGCTCAAATTTATTATTTCCTACCAAAAGAAAGCGGACAGCCGATCTTTTCTTATAAGCTTTCATTATTTGCATTTTGGGGCTTAATGTTCGTTTATTTGTGGGCTGGCGGACACCATTTGATTTATTCTACTGTTCCTGATTGGATGCAAACTATGGGTTCGATTTTTTCTATTGTCTTGATCTTACCTTCTTGGGGTTCAGCAATCAACATTTTGCTTACAATGAAAGGCGAATGGGAACAACTTAGAGAAAGTCCGTTGATTAAATTTATGATCTTAGCTTCAACTTTTTATATGTTCTCAACTCTTGAAGGACCAATTCTTTCTATCAAATCAGTAAATGCTCTTGCTCATTTTACAGATTGGATTCCGGGGCATGTTCATGATGGAACACTTGGCTGGGTTGGCTTTATGACTATGGCAGCACTTTATCATATGACTCCTAGAATGTTTAAAAAAGAACTTTACAGCAAATCTTTAATGGAAGCTCAGTTTTGGATACAAACTACAGGTATAGTGCTTTATTTTGCTTCAATGTGGATAGCTGGTATTACTCAGGGTATGATGTGGAGAGCTACTGATGATTATGGTAACTTGCTTTATACTTTCATTGATACTGTGGATGCTATTATTCCTTATTATTGGATTAGAGCAGTTGGTGGGCTTTTATATCTTGTAGGATTTTTCATGTTTACTTACAATGTTTATAAATCAATATTCTCAGGAAGAGCGCTTGAAAAAGAACCAACAAGTGCTTCGCCTATGGCAGCGTAA
- a CDS encoding sulfite exporter TauE/SafE family protein — MSHIDFLTLISVAFLNSFSHCYAMCGGLNLAFLKLNASFKFPFLLSLVYHIFRIFGYVLLGVLFSLFSLGFKFSSFAQGILFFMLGIFMIILGFALIFRGKLLKFIEELSFFSQIQRKILSKFTLKGLKSACILGFANAFMPCGLVYFFLAFAMSRTNAFEAALIMLVFGLSTLPALLFLSKFFTFLHQNLQKIYTFLADLIIIFYGLYLSFKGFLLTN, encoded by the coding sequence GTGAGCCATATAGACTTTTTAACCCTCATTAGTGTAGCTTTTTTAAACAGCTTTTCTCATTGTTATGCAATGTGCGGAGGTTTAAATTTAGCCTTTTTAAAACTTAATGCTAGTTTTAAATTTCCTTTTTTACTGAGCCTTGTATATCATATTTTTAGGATATTTGGCTATGTTCTTTTGGGAGTTTTATTTAGCCTTTTTAGTCTTGGTTTTAAATTTTCTTCATTTGCTCAGGGAATTTTGTTTTTTATGCTTGGCATTTTTATGATTATTTTAGGTTTTGCGCTTATTTTTAGAGGAAAGCTTTTAAAATTTATCGAAGAGCTTTCTTTTTTTTCTCAAATTCAAAGAAAGATTTTATCTAAATTTACGCTTAAGGGTCTTAAATCAGCTTGTATTTTGGGCTTTGCTAATGCTTTTATGCCTTGTGGGCTAGTGTATTTTTTCTTAGCCTTTGCGATGAGTAGAACAAATGCATTTGAAGCGGCTTTGATCATGCTTGTTTTTGGACTTTCAACCCTACCAGCCCTTTTGTTTTTGAGTAAATTTTTTACCTTTCTTCATCAAAACTTGCAAAAAATTTATACATTTTTGGCTGATCTTATCATCATCTTTTATGGTTTATATCTTAGTTTTAAGGGTTTTTTGCTCACAAATTGA
- the carA gene encoding glutamine-hydrolyzing carbamoyl-phosphate synthase small subunit, which produces MKAYVYIENDIFFTATAFGKSGTFTGELVFNTSLTGYQEIISDPSYAGQFIVFSMPEIGIVGTNDDDNESNEVFASGIIIRNLNHNFSNFRAKNSLDEYLKKHGKIGICDVNTRFLVKLIRNEGNLRAIVSTELSSKEELKEALSKAPKMDNYNFVAEVSTKKPYTHKQGVWNNAKQGYNEAKKGVKKLAVIDYGVKKNILNELVEVGFEVEVFPFDIKAEELIKLFKEGKIHGVFLSNGPGEPKILKNEIMQIKKLAEAKIPILGICLGHQLLSNAFGYETYKMKFGQHGANHPVINLENKIVEITAQNHNYNVPEELCEVAIITHRNLFGDNVEGVRYKNYPIISVQHHPESSSGPHESKYIFKEFMNLM; this is translated from the coding sequence ATGAAAGCTTATGTTTATATTGAAAATGACATTTTTTTTACCGCTACAGCCTTTGGGAAAAGCGGAACTTTCACAGGCGAACTTGTTTTTAATACCTCACTTACCGGCTATCAAGAAATCATCTCTGATCCAAGCTATGCGGGTCAGTTTATCGTATTTTCCATGCCAGAAATTGGCATAGTAGGGACAAACGATGATGATAATGAAAGCAACGAGGTTTTTGCAAGCGGGATCATCATAAGAAATTTAAATCATAATTTTTCAAATTTCAGGGCAAAAAACTCACTTGATGAGTATCTTAAAAAGCATGGTAAAATAGGAATTTGCGATGTCAATACGCGTTTTTTGGTCAAGCTCATAAGAAATGAGGGGAATTTAAGAGCTATCGTTTCCACTGAGCTTTCTAGCAAAGAAGAATTAAAAGAAGCTCTAAGCAAAGCTCCTAAAATGGATAATTACAACTTTGTTGCCGAGGTTTCAACAAAAAAGCCATATACTCACAAACAAGGCGTTTGGAACAATGCAAAGCAAGGCTATAATGAGGCTAAAAAGGGCGTGAAAAAGCTTGCGGTGATTGATTATGGAGTGAAAAAAAATATACTCAACGAGCTTGTTGAAGTGGGCTTTGAGGTAGAGGTTTTTCCCTTTGATATCAAGGCAGAGGAGCTGATAAAGCTTTTTAAAGAGGGTAAAATTCACGGCGTTTTTCTTTCAAATGGACCGGGCGAGCCTAAAATTTTAAAAAATGAAATTATGCAGATTAAAAAACTAGCCGAAGCAAAAATTCCTATACTTGGAATTTGTCTAGGACACCAGCTTTTAAGCAATGCTTTTGGCTATGAAACTTACAAGATGAAATTTGGACAACATGGTGCAAATCACCCAGTGATCAATCTTGAAAATAAAATCGTAGAAATCACCGCACAAAATCATAACTACAATGTCCCTGAAGAGCTTTGCGAAGTGGCGATCATAACGCATCGCAACCTTTTTGGCGACAATGTCGAGGGCGTTCGCTATAAAAACTATCCTATAATTTCTGTGCAACACCACCCAGAAAGCTCAAGCGGTCCGCATGAAAGTAAGTATATTTTTAAAGAATTTATGAATTTAATGTGA
- a CDS encoding DUF507 family protein: MRIRLEHVPYITNKIILDLANSSFIQIKDDLEKLNKSVKEILESDLANEKRLDERAKELLEEQEDEISFMQVDRKNMFWLVKKKLAPEFGVILNTEDRHNNISHQILNELIDNDFINFDVSENRVRNLIFQSIEAYLKSYEELEDIVSSKISNYKRKLVPGSSEYELVFEKLYQEELKKKGIL, encoded by the coding sequence ATGCGTATTAGATTAGAACATGTTCCTTATATCACTAATAAAATTATTTTAGATTTGGCAAATTCAAGTTTTATTCAAATTAAAGATGATTTAGAAAAATTAAATAAAAGCGTTAAAGAGATCTTAGAATCAGATCTTGCAAATGAAAAAAGACTTGATGAGCGTGCAAAGGAGCTTTTAGAAGAGCAAGAAGATGAGATCAGTTTTATGCAAGTGGATAGAAAAAATATGTTTTGGCTTGTCAAAAAAAAGCTTGCTCCTGAATTTGGCGTGATTTTAAACACCGAAGATAGGCACAACAACATATCTCATCAAATTCTAAACGAGCTTATAGACAATGATTTTATCAATTTTGATGTGTCTGAAAATAGAGTAAGAAATTTGATCTTTCAATCCATAGAAGCCTATCTTAAAAGTTATGAAGAGTTAGAAGATATAGTGAGTTCAAAAATTTCTAATTATAAAAGAAAATTAGTTCCCGGATCTAGCGAATACGAACTTGTGTTTGAAAAGCTTTACCAAGAAGAGCTTAAGAAAAAAGGGATTTTATGA